One stretch of Rhizoctonia solani chromosome 8, complete sequence DNA includes these proteins:
- a CDS encoding carbohydrate esterase family 10 protein has product MKLSVPGISTVTNFSDKYWDATGLTSAPGAGLIPFLVTMVFWQRASALLFTCAPLINAATLSVRDTSVSSDGLLVNTASGKVQGFYNNTAHTVRAFLGVPFAAAPTGSLRFLPPQKRQRSSSTIQATSWPPSCPGLYTNDTTVYSLLPYFPIAGYDEDCLSINVWTPSTSRSKKGQLFPVNIYIYGGSFDQGGTSIPTYEATDLVANHDVVSVHINYRVTIFGNPNSPYLAAKGSSTNVGLLDQRFAIEWLQKNVAAFGGDPKRMIVFGQSAGSISAGYLPFAYPNNPIITGIGELSASILIPNAAVIMPEIAQGNFTDLATTVGCASGTDKQIFECMQKVPWKTLIDNIVGHTEKNYLFRIVADGITAFNDIPTRIAAGKLAKIPQFSGQLDHEADSLVPFSFDGINQTAADEFTYNIIVCPAVREAQLRVNAGLTTFRYRYSGVYPNLSPYPFIRAYHTSDVPMWFGAVNTVRGLKEKTTAEQKKQSAYMQGALAAFTKDPKEGLAKYGWPLYQGNKGKTLVHLDPSNSSKLVVLENPAEFDAPCGST; this is encoded by the exons ATGAAATTGAGTGTACCTGGCATTTCTACCGTGACGAACTTTAGCGATAAATACTGGGATGCCACTGGCTTGACATCTGCACCAGGTGCTGGTCTCATCCCCTTTCTTGTCACGATGGTCTTCTGGCAACGCGCATCCGCTCTCCTATTCACCTGTGCCCCTCTTATCAACGCGGCTACGCTCTCAGTGCGCGACACGTCCGTGTCATCTGACGGGTTGTTAGTCAACACAGCGTCTGGGAAGGTTCAGGGATTTTACAATAATACTGCTCACACCGTCCGTGCCTTCCTGGGTGTGCCCTTTGCAGCTGCCCCCACTGGTTCTCTACGATTCCTCCCTCCTCAAAAGCGTCAACGTTCGTCGAGCACAATCCAGGCAACGTCATGGCCACCCTCATGTCCCGGCCTGTATACCAACGATACGACCGTATACTCGCTGTTGCCGTACTTCCCTATCGCTGGGTATGATGAGGACTGTCTGTCCATCAACGTTTGGACACCGAGTACGTCCCGCTCAAAGAAAGGGCAGCTCTTTCCGGTGAACATTTACATCTACGGCGGTTCATTCGACCAGGGCGGGACATCCATCCCTACCTACGAGGCCACTGATTTGGTTGCAAACCACGAT GTCGTGTCCGTTCACATCAACTACCGAGTGACGATATTTGGCAACCCAAATTCCCCTTACCTCGCTGCCAAGGGTAGTTCAACTAACGTTGGGCTTCTGGACCAGCGCTTCGCCATCGAGTGGCTCCAAAAGAATGTTGCTGCGTTTGGAGGCGACCCCAAGCGTATGATTGTGTTCGGTCAGAGTGCTGGTTCAATCAGTGCCGGCTACCTTCCTTTCGCCTACCCGAACAACCCTATCATTACTGGGATCGGTGAACTCAGCGCATCTATCCTTATCCCTAACGCCGCCGTTATTATGCCTGAGATTGCACAAGGCAATTTTACCGACCTTGCGACCACTGTCGGATGCGCCTCAGGTACCGACAAGCAAATCTTCGAGTGTATGCAAAAAGTCCCTTGGAAGACGCTCATAGATAATATCGTCGGTCATACAGAAAAGAACTACCTGTTCCGCATTGTTGCAGATGGTATTACTGCATTTAACGACATTCCTACTAGAATCGCAGCTGGTAAACTCGCCAAGATACCCCAGTTTAGCGGCCAGTTGGATCATGAAGCCGACTCGCTCGTTCCGTTCAGTTTTGACGGCATCAACCAGACTGCTGCGGATGAGTTTACCTATAACATCATCGTTTGCCCGGCGGTGAGGGAGGCACA GCTTCGTGTTAACGCTGGGCTCACAACTTTCCGCTACCGCTACTCTGGCGTTTATCCCAACCTTTCACCCTACCCTTTTATTCGCGCATACCACACTTCAGACGTACCTATGTGGTTCGGCGCAGTGAACACGGTTCGGGGGCTCAAGGAGAAAACCACAGCCGAGCAAAAGAAACAATCCGCATACATGCAGGGTGCATTGGCGGCGTTTACCAAGGACCCAAAGGAAGGGTTGGCCAAGTACGGGTGGCCACTCTAccaaggcaacaagggcaagACTTTGGTTCACTTGGATCCAAGCAACAGCTCAAAGCTTGTCGTGCTTGAGAACCCGGCCGAGTTTGATGCCCCTTGTGGTTCCACATAA
- a CDS encoding tRNA (guanine-N(1))-methyltransferase, with amino-acid sequence MELEPPVDRTMRDLDRAFFKKIVPVTAAQIEARRTGELLKAPVLRQHILDLPKITNVVRTSDGEEGKRLLLLGANSPDQLPSDAKEYLESKDAKLVSHSLELDYDYWTADQILRAVLPPELGEGSPTAFSINGHIAHMNLRDEYLPYRFLIGQVILDKNKAIRTVVNKLDVIDTEFRFFKMEVLAGEPEFIIKHSESNCTFTLDFSTVYWNSRLAHEHERLVDLFLKHGNNPTANDAPHQVPLIADVFAGVGPFAVPAAKRGAIVYANDLNAESTKWMEVNVKNNKVVPRVRISTLDGRQFVKDVVQTAWASPFPADAYTKPLSVKERRLKRSAAKSTPLPISATSTEASTDDRVASDEHVVHESGPQPPPERNSRRIDHFVMNLPATAIEFLDAFRPAFASLQSQYREEVKEVYGIMPMVHVHCFTRELGEDKARKDIIHRAEAALGHAITENVVVHHVRKVAPNKDMYCLSFRLPSNFVDSQD; translated from the exons ATGGAACTCGAGCCACCAGTGGACAGAACGATGCGAGACCTTGATCGTGCATTCTTTAAGAAAATTGTTCCTGTGACTGCAGCCCAAATTGAAGCTCGACGGACTGGTGAATTACTTAAGGCTCCCGTTTTACGACAGCATATATTGGATTTACCGAAGATCACCAATGTCGTCAGAACTAGcgatggagaagaaggaaagaGGCTACTCTTATTGGGTGCGAATAGTCCAG ATCAGCTGCCTTCTGACGCAAAGGAGTATTTGGAATCAAAGGACGCAAAGCTCGTGTCCCATTCACTAGAACTTGATTACGATTACTGGACTGCAGATCAAATTTTGCGAGCAGTGCTCCCGCCGGAACTCGGGGAGGGATCTCCGACAGCCTTCTCGATCAATGGTCATATCG CTCATATGAACCTTCGAGATGAGTACTTGCCCTACCGGTTCCTCATTGGTCAAGTTATATTAGAT AAGAACAAGGCAATTCGAACTGTTGTAAATAAACTCGATGTCATAGATACCGAGTTCCGCTTCTTCAAGATGGAAGTATTAGCAGGAGAGCCGGAGTTCATAATCAAGCAC AGTGAATCAAACTGTACATTTACCCTCGACTTCTCTACTGTTTATTGGAACTCACGGCTCGCCCACGAACACGAAAGACTTGTAGACCTATTCTTGAAGCATGGTAACAATCCCACAGCCAATGACGCCCCTCACCAGGTACCACTCATCGCCGATGTATTCGCTGGCGTTGGCCCATTTGCTGTCCCCGCAGCCAAGCGTGGTGCAATTGTATATGCCAACGACTTGAATGCGGAAAGCACAAAATGGATGGAAGTCAACGTGAAAAACAACAAA GTGGTGCCACGCGTACGAATATCGACCCTTGATGGTCGACAATTTGTCAAGGATGTTGTCCAAACTGCATGGGCTTCGCCATTTCCTGCCGATGCATACACTAAGCCACTTTCCGTCAAAGAACGTCGCTTAAAGCGATCTGCTGCAAAGAGTACCCCGCTTCCTATTTCTGCCACATCCACAGAGGCTTCAACAGATGATCGTGTCGCAAGTGATGAACATGTGGTCCATGAATCAGGCCCCCAGCCTCCGCCCGAGCGCAACTCCCGCCGGATCGATCATTTCGTCATGAATCTTCCGGCTACAGCCATCGAGTTTTTGGACGCCTTCCGGCCCGCATTTGCTTCTCTCCAAAGCCAGTACCGAGAGGAAGTAAAGGAGGTTTATGGCATTATGCCAATGGTACACGTACATTGTTTCACACGAGAGCTGGGAGAGGACAAAGCGCGCAAAGACATTATACAT AGGGCTGAAGCAGCTCTCGGGCATGCGATAACCGAGAATGTAGTGGTTCATCATGTTAGAAAGGTGGCTCCCAACAAAGATATGTACTGTCTTAGTTTCCGATTACCATCCAATTTTGTCGATAGCCAAGATTAA